In Bacteroidales bacterium, the genomic window CAACAAACCATCCCACTCTTTTCACCGCCACAACCAACTCAAGCAGTGCCATCACCGTTGCCTGGAACCATAACGATGGTGCAGTACCGGCAACCAACTACCTGATCCTTGCGAAAAAAGGGGCAGGGACTTTTGCTACAGTGGCTGATGGGACTTTTGTTGATGACGACGCCAACTGGGGCGACAACAATGCTGCAATCAATGTTGCCCATAATGAACTGGCATCACAAACTTACCAGTGGACAGGGCTTACACCTTCCACCACGTATGACTTTTTGATTTATCCTTATAATGGAAGTGGAATTGCCGTGAATTACAAAACGGATGGAACAATACCGCCAGCTCAGGCAACGACATCAGCTGCACCGATTATTGTCATCAACGAAGTAGATGCGGATAATCTCGGAGTTGATGCTGCTGAATTTATTGAATTATATGATGGTGGGGTCGGTAATACTGACTTATCCGGACTTGTGGTTGTTTTTTATAATGGAAATGGTGATATTTCTTATGCTGCTTATGATCTCGATGGGAAATCAACAAATGCAAACGGATACTTTGTTTTGGGGAATGCAGGAGTACCAGGGGTTGGATTAGTTTTTGCAAATGATCTTTTACAAAATGGTCAGGATGGAGTTGCGCTTTATCTTGGTGATGCAACATCTTTCCCGAATGGAACAGCGGTAACAGCTTCAAATCTATTAGATGCCTTTGTTTATGATACAGATGATGCTGATGATGCCGGCCTTTTGGTTTTGTTGAACTCTGGACAACCACAAGTTAATGAAAATGGTAGAGGAAATGGTTCTGCCCATTCAAGCCAAAGATTACCCAATGGCACAGGTGGACAAAGAAATACAAGTACCTATGACCAAACTTTTCCAACACCCAATGCACTCAATGATTATCCTACATTTACCTGGACAGGAACTACAGATACTGATTGGGGAACTGCCAGCAACTGGAGCAGCGGCATTGTACCTGACATAACCGTCAATGTAATTATACCCAATGTGGCCATTTTACCCAATGCCCCAGTCATTAATAATGCAGTCAACATCAATTTTTTGAAATTAGCAGTAGGAGGAGCGCTTGAGGTTGGCGCAACCTTAACCATCGAAGGAGATATGGAGATGGAGGGTAATTCTGTTTGTAAAATTAAACCGGCAGGTAAGGGCAAAGTCGGGGGAGACCTCACAATATGGATAGATTCCTTCTTTGATATTTTCCCCTTAGGAGAATTTGAAGTTACCGGCACCCTCACCAACGACGCCGGCGCTACAGGGCTACTGATCGAATCGGATGCCACGGGCACAGGTTCATTGATAAACAGTTCGGAAAATGTACTGGCCACAGTGGAACGCTACCTTGCAAAATACAATGATATTGAAGATCAGATGTTCCATTTTATCTCCTCACCGATTGAAGCACAGGAAATACAACCAGAGTTTGTTGACTTTCTTCCCGATCCGGTGCAGGACTTTTATGCATTCGATGAGCCAACCAATATGTGGATCAACAGCAAACTCGAAAATGGCGATTGGAACGGTGATTTTGATGACAATTTTTTAATTGGTAAAGGGTACCTTGTTGCTTATCCAACTGATGTTACCAAAAACTTTATCGGTGTATTGAATTACTCAGGCATTGAAATTGCCTGCACCAATACCGTAGGTCAGGGTGAAGGCTGGAACCTGTTGGGCAATCATTTCCCCTCAGCAATTGACTGGAGCCTGGTCACCCTTGGAGATGGGATGGATGATGCCTTGTATTATTACGATAATGCGGCACAGAACTACAGGTACTATATACAATTACCAGGAGAGTTAGGCGCCTTAGGAAGTGGTCAGCAGTATATACCGGCCATGCAGGGCTTTATGGTCCATGCAAAAACAACTGGAGTACAAACTGTAACCATTTCAGATGCAGCCCGCACCCACCTCGGACAAAATGTGTTCTACAAATCAACCACTTCGGTTCCCGGCAGCCTTTCATTAAAGGTGAGCAGCAGCGGTTTTGAAGATGAAATGTTTGTTCACTTCACAAATGGGGCTACCACCCAGTTCGACGGCAAATTTGATGCTTTCAAGCTGTCGGGCTACAATGCCCAGGTTCCGCAATTGTACACCATGAGCAGCGACAACAGGAAGTTAGCCATCAACGGACTTCCCGAACTTTCGGAGAGTCTTGAAATACCGGTGTATTTCTACGCTGGCATTGCAGGGCAGCAATCCATTACCGCTGACTTATCCAATTTGGAAACTACCGTTTACCTCATTGACCTGAAAACCGGAACAAACCACAACCTGACCGAAAACCCGGTGTATAGCTTTACCGCTGAGGAAGGCGACAATCCCAACCGCTTCCTGCTGAAGTTTGAGATGGTAGGCATCGGAGAAAATCCAGCCATTGAGCAGACTTCAATTTACTCGCACGGCCAGTCAATTTACATCAGCAGCACCCAGCGTGCAGAAGCGCTGATCTCCGTCTTCAACATCACCG contains:
- a CDS encoding T9SS type A sorting domain-containing protein, producing the protein GWWSVTVEVADAAAEITYQSRFAQAGTTKYQKAFENFSADPTFTTTTGQIWIDARSDGSFTWSGNDFYLAQNKITQTQPTDEPTNHPTLFTATTNSSSAITVAWNHNDGAVPATNYLILAKKGAGTFATVADGTFVDDDANWGDNNAAINVAHNELASQTYQWTGLTPSTTYDFLIYPYNGSGIAVNYKTDGTIPPAQATTSAAPIIVINEVDADNLGVDAAEFIELYDGGVGNTDLSGLVVVFYNGNGDISYAAYDLDGKSTNANGYFVLGNAGVPGVGLVFANDLLQNGQDGVALYLGDATSFPNGTAVTASNLLDAFVYDTDDADDAGLLVLLNSGQPQVNENGRGNGSAHSSQRLPNGTGGQRNTSTYDQTFPTPNALNDYPTFTWTGTTDTDWGTASNWSSGIVPDITVNVIIPNVAILPNAPVINNAVNINFLKLAVGGALEVGATLTIEGDMEMEGNSVCKIKPAGKGKVGGDLTIWIDSFFDIFPLGEFEVTGTLTNDAGATGLLIESDATGTGSLINSSENVLATVERYLAKYNDIEDQMFHFISSPIEAQEIQPEFVDFLPDPVQDFYAFDEPTNMWINSKLENGDWNGDFDDNFLIGKGYLVAYPTDVTKNFIGVLNYSGIEIACTNTVGQGEGWNLLGNHFPSAIDWSLVTLGDGMDDALYYYDNAAQNYRYYIQLPGELGALGSGQQYIPAMQGFMVHAKTTGVQTVTISDAARTHLGQNVFYKSTTSVPGSLSLKVSSSGFEDEMFVHFTNGATTQFDGKFDAFKLSGYNAQVPQLYTMSSDNRKLAINGLPELSESLEIPVYFYAGIAGQQSITADLSNLETTVYLIDLKTGTNHNLTENPVYSFTAEEGDNPNRFLLKFEMVGIGENPAIEQTSIYSHGQSIYISSTQRAEALISVFNITGQQVYSQQLVLDGLKQITLNVPTGWYVVKAISSGSAVSRKVFIR